Proteins from a single region of Anaerotignum faecicola:
- the abc-f gene encoding ABC-F type ribosomal protection protein, whose product MSLINVSNLTFSYPGSFDNVFENVSFQIDTDWKLGFTGRNGRGKTTFLKLLLNEYEFGGSISSDVEFMYFPFNVKDGGALAFDIAAEFCPNAMDWEIIREVSLLEADAELLYHPFNTLSKGECTKILLAAMFLNENKFLLIDEPTNHLDMHAREAAAKYLNSKKGFILVSHDRAFLDMCTDHTLSINKTDIEIQKGNFSSWFENKKRTDAFEFAENEKLKKDIGRLEASARKKAEWSYSVEKTKFAERNSGLRPDRGYIGHKAAKMMKRSKSIENRRQNAVEEKCRLLKNIEVSDTLKISQLSYRKTTLAELKDISIYYGEKEVCRGVSLKVENGKRISLSGHNGSGKSSVLKLILGEDIKYRGYLNIGSGLKISYVPQDTSFLKGSLSDYAAEKGIDEHIFKAILRKLDFSREQFRKDMEFFSEGQKKKTLIAASLCEKAHLHIWDEPLNFIDVISRMQIEELILANNPTLLFVEHDRNFCKKIADDIIEIGR is encoded by the coding sequence GCCGCAACGGACGCGGAAAAACAACTTTTTTAAAACTGCTTTTAAATGAATATGAGTTCGGCGGCAGTATATCGTCTGACGTTGAGTTTATGTATTTCCCTTTTAACGTAAAAGACGGCGGAGCATTGGCCTTTGACATTGCGGCCGAGTTTTGTCCAAACGCAATGGATTGGGAAATAATACGCGAAGTTTCCCTTTTGGAAGCCGACGCCGAGCTTTTATACCATCCGTTTAACACGCTTTCAAAAGGAGAATGTACAAAAATACTTCTTGCCGCTATGTTTCTAAACGAAAACAAATTTCTTCTTATAGACGAACCGACAAACCATCTTGACATGCATGCCCGTGAAGCCGCTGCAAAATACCTGAATTCCAAAAAGGGATTTATACTTGTATCGCATGACAGGGCTTTTTTGGATATGTGTACGGATCATACCCTTTCAATCAACAAAACTGATATAGAAATACAGAAAGGGAATTTTTCATCATGGTTTGAAAACAAGAAAAGAACCGACGCCTTTGAGTTTGCCGAAAACGAAAAACTGAAAAAAGACATAGGCCGTCTTGAAGCGTCGGCACGGAAAAAAGCCGAATGGTCTTATTCCGTTGAAAAAACAAAATTTGCCGAAAGAAACTCCGGGCTCCGTCCCGACAGGGGATATATAGGACATAAGGCGGCGAAAATGATGAAGCGTTCCAAAAGCATTGAAAATCGAAGGCAGAATGCCGTTGAGGAAAAATGCAGACTGCTTAAAAATATTGAAGTTTCCGACACGCTTAAAATTTCCCAACTCAGTTACCGAAAAACAACACTCGCAGAATTAAAAGATATATCTATCTATTACGGCGAAAAAGAAGTATGCCGCGGCGTTTCCCTGAAAGTAGAAAACGGAAAACGTATTTCCCTCTCAGGTCATAATGGCAGCGGAAAATCGTCAGTTTTAAAGCTGATACTGGGAGAAGATATTAAATACCGCGGTTACTTGAACATTGGCTCGGGATTAAAAATATCGTATGTGCCGCAGGATACATCGTTTCTTAAAGGTTCGCTTTCGGATTATGCCGCCGAAAAAGGCATAGACGAGCATATATTTAAAGCCATATTAAGGAAATTGGATTTTTCCCGTGAGCAGTTCCGAAAAGACATGGAATTTTTCAGCGAAGGCCAGAAAAAGAAAACGCTGATTGCGGCAAGCCTTTGCGAGAAAGCGCATCTGCATATTTGGGACGAGCCGCTTAACTTTATCGACGTTATTTCAAGGATGCAGATAGAAGAGCTGATACTGGCCAATAATCCTACTCTGCTTTTTGTAGAACACGACAGGAATTTTTGCAAAAAAATTGCGGACGATATAATAGAAATAGGAAGATAA
- a CDS encoding alpha/beta-type small acid-soluble spore protein: MAKEKFTLEALTEEDRLKYEIAAEMGLIDKVKEGGWKSLTAKESGKIGGIMASRRKNKKKNN; the protein is encoded by the coding sequence ATGGCAAAAGAAAAATTCACTCTTGAAGCTCTGACAGAAGAGGACAGGCTTAAATATGAAATCGCAGCCGAAATGGGGCTTATCGATAAGGTTAAAGAGGGCGGCTGGAAATCACTTACGGCCAAAGAAAGCGGTAAAATAGGCGGTATTATGGCTTCAAGAAGAAAAAACAAGAAAAAAAATAATTAA
- the trxB gene encoding thioredoxin-disulfide reductase, whose amino-acid sequence MTRIYDLVIIGSGPAGLSAAVYAQRAQLNAVTVEKAPLSGGQVLTTNEVDNYPGFPSISGFDLSMKLRKHADDLLAVFITDTVNGLSQSGGIIEVLGQKNRYKTRSVIIATGAVHKKLEIPGEEKFSGRGVSYCATCDGMFFKDKTAAIAGGGDVALEDAAYLSRICKKVYIIHRRDTFRGAKSLQEKVFNRENIEIMWNTEVREIKGTDFVSEIIIENNKTNEKKALKTDALFVAVGVAPVSGIFKNTVETDSGGYIITNDDGETSVKGIYAAGDVTKKNFRQIITAANDGANCVASIEKYLQEIPALT is encoded by the coding sequence ATGACTCGCATATATGACCTTGTTATAATAGGTTCAGGCCCTGCCGGCCTTTCGGCGGCAGTATATGCGCAAAGGGCCCAGCTTAACGCCGTTACGGTTGAAAAAGCCCCTTTAAGCGGCGGTCAAGTGCTTACAACAAACGAAGTTGACAATTATCCCGGGTTCCCGAGTATTTCCGGGTTTGATCTCAGCATGAAACTTAGAAAACATGCCGACGATCTGCTTGCCGTATTTATAACGGACACAGTAAACGGCCTCTCGCAAAGCGGCGGCATAATAGAGGTTTTGGGCCAAAAAAACCGCTATAAAACACGCTCGGTCATTATCGCGACAGGCGCCGTCCATAAAAAGCTGGAAATACCGGGAGAAGAAAAATTTTCTGGCCGAGGCGTATCATACTGCGCCACATGCGACGGTATGTTTTTTAAAGACAAAACGGCCGCCATTGCAGGAGGCGGCGACGTGGCCCTTGAAGATGCGGCTTACTTGTCGCGTATATGCAAAAAAGTCTATATAATCCACAGACGCGACACATTCCGCGGGGCCAAAAGCCTTCAGGAAAAGGTTTTTAACAGGGAAAATATAGAAATAATGTGGAATACGGAGGTACGCGAAATAAAAGGAACCGATTTTGTTTCGGAAATAATAATCGAAAACAACAAGACAAATGAGAAAAAAGCTTTAAAAACCGACGCCCTTTTTGTTGCGGTAGGCGTCGCCCCTGTAAGCGGCATATTTAAAAATACAGTGGAAACCGACAGCGGCGGTTATATAATAACGAACGACGACGGAGAAACGTCGGTAAAAGGAATATATGCGGCCGGCGACGTTACGAAGAAAAATTTCCGCCAGATAATAACGGCGGCAAACGACGGGGCAAACTGCGTTGCAAGCATTGAAAAATACCTCCAGGAAATACCCGCTTTAACATAA